Proteins encoded in a region of the Solanum dulcamara chromosome 9, daSolDulc1.2, whole genome shotgun sequence genome:
- the LOC129902127 gene encoding oxysterol-binding protein-related protein 1C-like isoform X1: protein MHPFCCVPTINNNCKSSPLPMPPPPVPEFTRSADSFNRSSSGNYNHKWTATNSNHQRHRSLTESSSSTPAIFTSLSQPPSMREAIQLTCAASAGDQVKINDIVGNGISGILHKWVNYGKGWRPRWFVLQDGVLSYYKIHGPDRIVVNSETEKGAKVIGEESFRRISRNKTSATSQARRKPFGEVHLKVSSIRESRSDDRRFSIFTGTKRLHLRAETREDRIAWMEALQAVKDMFPRMSNSELMAPVDDVAVSTDKLRQQLLKEGVREAAIQESEQIMRNEFASLQNQLMLLKQKHRMLMDTLRQLETEKVDLENTVVDESQRQWKEVGPSAQLRQDKYSEASASESEDDNERVDAAEEDTDDEENTFFDTRDFLSSSSFKSSGSDFRTSSLSSDDDDLYAYASDESVDPIIRSAGTKFPYVKRRKKLPNPIEKEKGVSLWSMIKDNIGKDLTKVCLPVYFNEPLSSLQKSFEDLEYSYLLDRASEWGRRGDNLMRILNIAAFAVSAYASTEGRICKPFNPLLGETYEAEYPDKGLRFFSEKVSHHPMIIACHCEGTGWKFWGDSNLKSKFWGRSIQLDPLGILTLEFDDGEIFQWSKVTTSIYNLILGKLYCDHYGTMRIQGNRNYSCKLKFKEQSIIERNPHQVQGIVQDRSGKTVATLFGKWDESMHYVNGDFSTGKGFDSLSEAHLLWKRSKPPKDPTRYNLTRFAITMNELIPGLKDKLPPTDSRLRPDQRCLENGEYDRANSEKLRLEERQRQARKMQERGWKPQWFAKDKGSDSYHYIGGYWEAREKGKWEACPDIFGHIPSDQM from the exons ATGCATCCATTTTGCTGTGTTCCAACAATTAACAACAATTGCAAATCCTCACCGTTACCAATGCCTCCACCGCCGGTGCCGGAATTCACTAGATCCGCTGACTCATTCAACCGCTCCTCTAGCGGGAATTACAATCATAAGTGGACTGCAACTAACTCCAATCATCAACGTCATCGCAGTTTGACCGAGTCATCCTCGTCAACGCCGGCGATTTTCACTTCTCTATCACAGCCGCCTTCCATGAGGGAGGCGATTCAGTTGACGTGTGCTGCATCCGCCGGCGATCAAGTCAAGATCAACGACATCGTTGGGAATGGTATATCCGGAATTCTACACAAGTGGGTGAACTATGGGAAGGGATGGAGACCTAGGTGGTTCGTATTGCAGGATGGAGTGTTATCTTATTACAAGATCCATGGACCGGATAGAATTGTTGTCAATTCGGAGACTGAGAAAGGAGCCAAAGTTATTGGCGAAGAGTCATTTAGGAGAATCTCGAGGAACAAGACTAGTGCTACTTCTCAGGCTCGCCGCAAGCCATTTGGTGAAGTTCATCTCAAG GTCTCATCCATCCGTGAGAGTAGATCAGATGACAGGAGGTTTTCGATTTTCACTGGAACAAAGAGGCTGCACCTGAGGGCTGAGACGAGAGAAGACAGAATAGCATGGATGGAAGCATTGCAGGCTGTGAAGGATATGTTTCCAAGAATGTCCAACAGTGAATTAATGGCTCCCGTGGACGATGTCGCTGTCTCAACAGATAAGTTGAGGCAACAGTTGTTGAAGGAGGGTGTGCGTGAGGCTGCTATTCAGGAAAGTGAGCAGATAATGAGGAATGAGTTTGCGTCTTTGCAGAATCAACTGATGCTACTCAAGCAGAAGCATCGGATGCTCATGGACACcttgaggcagttagag ACAGAGAAGGTTGATTTAGAGAATACTGTGGTTGATGAGAGTCAAAGGCAGTGGAAAGAGGTCGGACCATCTGCTCAATTAAGGCAGGATAAATACAGTG AAGCAAGTGCAAGTGAATCAGAGGATGACAATGAAAGAGTTGATGCTGCTGAGGAAGATACTGATGACGAAGAGAATACTTTCTTTGACACTAGGGATTTTCTTTCATCAAGTTCTTTTAAAAGCAGTGGTTCTGATTTTCGAACATCATCTTTATCCTCGGATGATGATGATTTGTATGCATATGCATCTGATGAAAGTGTTGATCCTATTATTAGATCTGCTGGAACCAAGTTTCCTTATGTTAAGCGTCGTAAGAAATTGCCTAATCCCATTGAAAAAGAGAAAGGAGTCAGTTTGTGGTCGATGATTAAAGACAATATTGGGAAGGATCTCACAAAAGTGTGCCTCCCTGTCTACTTCAATGAACCCCTTTCTTCTTTGCAAAAATCGTTTGAAGACTTGGAGTACTCATACCTTCTTGATCGGGCTTCTGAATGGGGAAGAAGG GGTGACAACCTTATGAGGATTCTCAATATAGCAGCATTTGCCGTATCTGCATATGCTTCTACTGAAGGAAGGATTTGCAAGCCATTCAATCCGTTGTTAGGGGAGACTTATGAGGCTGAGTATCCTGATAAAGGCCTCCGTTTTTTCTCTGAAAAG GTAAGTCATCATCCCATGATAATAGCATGCCATTGTGAGGGTACAGGATGGAAATTCTGGGGAGATAgtaatttaaaaagtaaattttgGGGTCGCTCAATCCAGCTGGATCCTCTCGGTATATTGACTCTTGAGTTTGATGATGGAGAAATCTTTCAGTGGAGCAAG GTAACTACGTCGATATACAATCTGATTTTGGGGAAACTGTACTGTGATCATTATGGTACAATGCGCATACAAGGAAATCGTAATTACTCTTGCAAGCTGAAATTTAAGGAGCAATCAATAATAGAACGGAATCCACATCAG GTACAGGGAATAGTACAAGACCGGAGTGGGAAGACAGTAGCTACATTATTTGGGAAGTGGGATGAGAGTATGCATTATGTGAATGGGGATTTCTCCACAGGAAAAGGATTTGATTCTCTCTCTGAGGCTCATTTGCTATGGAAGCGGAGCAAACCTCCCAAAGATCCTACCAGATATAATCTGACACGCTTTGCAATTACAATGAATGAGCTCATCCCTGGACTGAAG GACAAGTTGCCGCCAACAGATTCTAGACTTAGACCTGATCAAAGGTGCTTGGAGAACGGCGAGTATGATAGGGCCAATTCAGAAAAGCTGCGTCTTGAGGAACGGCAGCGACAG GCTCGGAAAATGCAAGAAAGGGGTTGGAAGCCACAGTGGTTTGCAAAAGACAAAGGGAGTGATAGTTACCACTACATTGGTGGTTATTGGGAAGCAAGGGAAAAGGGCAAGTGGGAGGCATGTCCTGATATTTTTGGTCATATCCCTTCTGATCAGATGTAA
- the LOC129902127 gene encoding oxysterol-binding protein-related protein 1C-like isoform X2 encodes MHPFCCVPTINNNCKSSPLPMPPPPVPEFTRSADSFNRSSSGNYNHKWTATNSNHQRHRSLTESSSSTPAIFTSLSQPPSMREAIQLTCAASAGDQVKINDIVGNGISGILHKWVNYGKGWRPRWFVLQDGVLSYYKIHGPDRIVVNSETEKGAKVIGEESFRRISRNKTSATSQARRKPFGEVHLKVSSIRESRSDDRRFSIFTGTKRLHLRAETREDRIAWMEALQAVKDMFPRMSNSELMAPVDDVAVSTDKLRQQLLKEGVREAAIQESEQIMRNEFASLQNQLMLLKQKHRMLMDTLRQLETEKVDLENTVVDESQRQWKEVGPSAQLRQDKYSASASESEDDNERVDAAEEDTDDEENTFFDTRDFLSSSSFKSSGSDFRTSSLSSDDDDLYAYASDESVDPIIRSAGTKFPYVKRRKKLPNPIEKEKGVSLWSMIKDNIGKDLTKVCLPVYFNEPLSSLQKSFEDLEYSYLLDRASEWGRRGDNLMRILNIAAFAVSAYASTEGRICKPFNPLLGETYEAEYPDKGLRFFSEKVSHHPMIIACHCEGTGWKFWGDSNLKSKFWGRSIQLDPLGILTLEFDDGEIFQWSKVTTSIYNLILGKLYCDHYGTMRIQGNRNYSCKLKFKEQSIIERNPHQVQGIVQDRSGKTVATLFGKWDESMHYVNGDFSTGKGFDSLSEAHLLWKRSKPPKDPTRYNLTRFAITMNELIPGLKDKLPPTDSRLRPDQRCLENGEYDRANSEKLRLEERQRQARKMQERGWKPQWFAKDKGSDSYHYIGGYWEAREKGKWEACPDIFGHIPSDQM; translated from the exons ATGCATCCATTTTGCTGTGTTCCAACAATTAACAACAATTGCAAATCCTCACCGTTACCAATGCCTCCACCGCCGGTGCCGGAATTCACTAGATCCGCTGACTCATTCAACCGCTCCTCTAGCGGGAATTACAATCATAAGTGGACTGCAACTAACTCCAATCATCAACGTCATCGCAGTTTGACCGAGTCATCCTCGTCAACGCCGGCGATTTTCACTTCTCTATCACAGCCGCCTTCCATGAGGGAGGCGATTCAGTTGACGTGTGCTGCATCCGCCGGCGATCAAGTCAAGATCAACGACATCGTTGGGAATGGTATATCCGGAATTCTACACAAGTGGGTGAACTATGGGAAGGGATGGAGACCTAGGTGGTTCGTATTGCAGGATGGAGTGTTATCTTATTACAAGATCCATGGACCGGATAGAATTGTTGTCAATTCGGAGACTGAGAAAGGAGCCAAAGTTATTGGCGAAGAGTCATTTAGGAGAATCTCGAGGAACAAGACTAGTGCTACTTCTCAGGCTCGCCGCAAGCCATTTGGTGAAGTTCATCTCAAG GTCTCATCCATCCGTGAGAGTAGATCAGATGACAGGAGGTTTTCGATTTTCACTGGAACAAAGAGGCTGCACCTGAGGGCTGAGACGAGAGAAGACAGAATAGCATGGATGGAAGCATTGCAGGCTGTGAAGGATATGTTTCCAAGAATGTCCAACAGTGAATTAATGGCTCCCGTGGACGATGTCGCTGTCTCAACAGATAAGTTGAGGCAACAGTTGTTGAAGGAGGGTGTGCGTGAGGCTGCTATTCAGGAAAGTGAGCAGATAATGAGGAATGAGTTTGCGTCTTTGCAGAATCAACTGATGCTACTCAAGCAGAAGCATCGGATGCTCATGGACACcttgaggcagttagag ACAGAGAAGGTTGATTTAGAGAATACTGTGGTTGATGAGAGTCAAAGGCAGTGGAAAGAGGTCGGACCATCTGCTCAATTAAGGCAGGATAAATACAGTG CAAGTGCAAGTGAATCAGAGGATGACAATGAAAGAGTTGATGCTGCTGAGGAAGATACTGATGACGAAGAGAATACTTTCTTTGACACTAGGGATTTTCTTTCATCAAGTTCTTTTAAAAGCAGTGGTTCTGATTTTCGAACATCATCTTTATCCTCGGATGATGATGATTTGTATGCATATGCATCTGATGAAAGTGTTGATCCTATTATTAGATCTGCTGGAACCAAGTTTCCTTATGTTAAGCGTCGTAAGAAATTGCCTAATCCCATTGAAAAAGAGAAAGGAGTCAGTTTGTGGTCGATGATTAAAGACAATATTGGGAAGGATCTCACAAAAGTGTGCCTCCCTGTCTACTTCAATGAACCCCTTTCTTCTTTGCAAAAATCGTTTGAAGACTTGGAGTACTCATACCTTCTTGATCGGGCTTCTGAATGGGGAAGAAGG GGTGACAACCTTATGAGGATTCTCAATATAGCAGCATTTGCCGTATCTGCATATGCTTCTACTGAAGGAAGGATTTGCAAGCCATTCAATCCGTTGTTAGGGGAGACTTATGAGGCTGAGTATCCTGATAAAGGCCTCCGTTTTTTCTCTGAAAAG GTAAGTCATCATCCCATGATAATAGCATGCCATTGTGAGGGTACAGGATGGAAATTCTGGGGAGATAgtaatttaaaaagtaaattttgGGGTCGCTCAATCCAGCTGGATCCTCTCGGTATATTGACTCTTGAGTTTGATGATGGAGAAATCTTTCAGTGGAGCAAG GTAACTACGTCGATATACAATCTGATTTTGGGGAAACTGTACTGTGATCATTATGGTACAATGCGCATACAAGGAAATCGTAATTACTCTTGCAAGCTGAAATTTAAGGAGCAATCAATAATAGAACGGAATCCACATCAG GTACAGGGAATAGTACAAGACCGGAGTGGGAAGACAGTAGCTACATTATTTGGGAAGTGGGATGAGAGTATGCATTATGTGAATGGGGATTTCTCCACAGGAAAAGGATTTGATTCTCTCTCTGAGGCTCATTTGCTATGGAAGCGGAGCAAACCTCCCAAAGATCCTACCAGATATAATCTGACACGCTTTGCAATTACAATGAATGAGCTCATCCCTGGACTGAAG GACAAGTTGCCGCCAACAGATTCTAGACTTAGACCTGATCAAAGGTGCTTGGAGAACGGCGAGTATGATAGGGCCAATTCAGAAAAGCTGCGTCTTGAGGAACGGCAGCGACAG GCTCGGAAAATGCAAGAAAGGGGTTGGAAGCCACAGTGGTTTGCAAAAGACAAAGGGAGTGATAGTTACCACTACATTGGTGGTTATTGGGAAGCAAGGGAAAAGGGCAAGTGGGAGGCATGTCCTGATATTTTTGGTCATATCCCTTCTGATCAGATGTAA
- the LOC129902127 gene encoding oxysterol-binding protein-related protein 1C-like isoform X3, with translation MEALQAVKDMFPRMSNSELMAPVDDVAVSTDKLRQQLLKEGVREAAIQESEQIMRNEFASLQNQLMLLKQKHRMLMDTLRQLETEKVDLENTVVDESQRQWKEVGPSAQLRQDKYSEASASESEDDNERVDAAEEDTDDEENTFFDTRDFLSSSSFKSSGSDFRTSSLSSDDDDLYAYASDESVDPIIRSAGTKFPYVKRRKKLPNPIEKEKGVSLWSMIKDNIGKDLTKVCLPVYFNEPLSSLQKSFEDLEYSYLLDRASEWGRRGDNLMRILNIAAFAVSAYASTEGRICKPFNPLLGETYEAEYPDKGLRFFSEKVSHHPMIIACHCEGTGWKFWGDSNLKSKFWGRSIQLDPLGILTLEFDDGEIFQWSKVTTSIYNLILGKLYCDHYGTMRIQGNRNYSCKLKFKEQSIIERNPHQVQGIVQDRSGKTVATLFGKWDESMHYVNGDFSTGKGFDSLSEAHLLWKRSKPPKDPTRYNLTRFAITMNELIPGLKDKLPPTDSRLRPDQRCLENGEYDRANSEKLRLEERQRQARKMQERGWKPQWFAKDKGSDSYHYIGGYWEAREKGKWEACPDIFGHIPSDQM, from the exons ATGGAAGCATTGCAGGCTGTGAAGGATATGTTTCCAAGAATGTCCAACAGTGAATTAATGGCTCCCGTGGACGATGTCGCTGTCTCAACAGATAAGTTGAGGCAACAGTTGTTGAAGGAGGGTGTGCGTGAGGCTGCTATTCAGGAAAGTGAGCAGATAATGAGGAATGAGTTTGCGTCTTTGCAGAATCAACTGATGCTACTCAAGCAGAAGCATCGGATGCTCATGGACACcttgaggcagttagag ACAGAGAAGGTTGATTTAGAGAATACTGTGGTTGATGAGAGTCAAAGGCAGTGGAAAGAGGTCGGACCATCTGCTCAATTAAGGCAGGATAAATACAGTG AAGCAAGTGCAAGTGAATCAGAGGATGACAATGAAAGAGTTGATGCTGCTGAGGAAGATACTGATGACGAAGAGAATACTTTCTTTGACACTAGGGATTTTCTTTCATCAAGTTCTTTTAAAAGCAGTGGTTCTGATTTTCGAACATCATCTTTATCCTCGGATGATGATGATTTGTATGCATATGCATCTGATGAAAGTGTTGATCCTATTATTAGATCTGCTGGAACCAAGTTTCCTTATGTTAAGCGTCGTAAGAAATTGCCTAATCCCATTGAAAAAGAGAAAGGAGTCAGTTTGTGGTCGATGATTAAAGACAATATTGGGAAGGATCTCACAAAAGTGTGCCTCCCTGTCTACTTCAATGAACCCCTTTCTTCTTTGCAAAAATCGTTTGAAGACTTGGAGTACTCATACCTTCTTGATCGGGCTTCTGAATGGGGAAGAAGG GGTGACAACCTTATGAGGATTCTCAATATAGCAGCATTTGCCGTATCTGCATATGCTTCTACTGAAGGAAGGATTTGCAAGCCATTCAATCCGTTGTTAGGGGAGACTTATGAGGCTGAGTATCCTGATAAAGGCCTCCGTTTTTTCTCTGAAAAG GTAAGTCATCATCCCATGATAATAGCATGCCATTGTGAGGGTACAGGATGGAAATTCTGGGGAGATAgtaatttaaaaagtaaattttgGGGTCGCTCAATCCAGCTGGATCCTCTCGGTATATTGACTCTTGAGTTTGATGATGGAGAAATCTTTCAGTGGAGCAAG GTAACTACGTCGATATACAATCTGATTTTGGGGAAACTGTACTGTGATCATTATGGTACAATGCGCATACAAGGAAATCGTAATTACTCTTGCAAGCTGAAATTTAAGGAGCAATCAATAATAGAACGGAATCCACATCAG GTACAGGGAATAGTACAAGACCGGAGTGGGAAGACAGTAGCTACATTATTTGGGAAGTGGGATGAGAGTATGCATTATGTGAATGGGGATTTCTCCACAGGAAAAGGATTTGATTCTCTCTCTGAGGCTCATTTGCTATGGAAGCGGAGCAAACCTCCCAAAGATCCTACCAGATATAATCTGACACGCTTTGCAATTACAATGAATGAGCTCATCCCTGGACTGAAG GACAAGTTGCCGCCAACAGATTCTAGACTTAGACCTGATCAAAGGTGCTTGGAGAACGGCGAGTATGATAGGGCCAATTCAGAAAAGCTGCGTCTTGAGGAACGGCAGCGACAG GCTCGGAAAATGCAAGAAAGGGGTTGGAAGCCACAGTGGTTTGCAAAAGACAAAGGGAGTGATAGTTACCACTACATTGGTGGTTATTGGGAAGCAAGGGAAAAGGGCAAGTGGGAGGCATGTCCTGATATTTTTGGTCATATCCCTTCTGATCAGATGTAA